The genomic region AATAATCGGCACGAACCACGGCTCAAAGTCGCTAACTTGCAAGCCGAAATTGCCGATCCCCGCAACAGCTTTCTTCACAAACTCACAACTCAATTGGTGCGCGACAATCAAGCGATCTCCATTGAGGATTTGGCGGTGAAGAACGGGCTCAAAAACCGCAACTTGGCACAACCCATTTCGGATGCCAGTTGGGGTGAATGGGTTAGGCAGCTTACCTCCAAAAGCGAGTGGTACGGTCGGGAACTGCTCAAAATTGACCGTTGGTTCCCATCCTCGAAACGCTGCTCGAACTGCGAGCAGGACGTCGAACGACTGCATTTGAATGTTCGGGAATGGAAATGTCCTGAATGTGGGCATGAACATGACCGGGACGTAAACGCTGCTATCAATGTCTTGGCCGCCGGGCAAGCGGTGTCAGTCTGGGTCGCGACCGTAAGACCTGAAGAGACTAAATCTCGCTTATGCTGGTGCTACGAAGCAGAAACTCAGATCGTAAGGTCTGGGAATCTGGGCGCCTTTAGGCCGGAGAGGATGTCAAATTGGGGGATCGACGAACTAGCCAGTTACGCCGAACTCCCTCAAGGCGCAAGGAAAGATCGAGGGGTCCTCTTCAGAATAAGGCCAACCCGAACGGGTGCAAACCCAAAGTGATGAAGCCGATCTCAGAGGACTCAACTCTGTGCATTTCGCCCTGCGCGAAACTCACCGCTTGCTCGTTACGTCTACCCTCCTATAAAGAAATGGGTCAAACAGCACGGCAGGATGTCCGCACCGAACCGCAGCTCGTCGATCGCACGCTCGATAATTTATCAACTTTGTCGGGGCGCGATCTGTTCGGGAAGAGCGGTTCGACCACTTTCTCCGAACGGAATACTGGCTATAGCGTCCCTGTCCGAGCAACATAAGGAAATTCACCCAAAGGCTACACGATCGTGATTTGGAGAAAATCCCCCCTAAATTTGTTTTCCCTCGCGGCGCTGTTATCCCTTTCCCTATGGGGTACGCTTGCCTTCCCCACCCGCAGCCGCGCCCATAGCGCTCCCCCTTCGGGGGCGATCGCCCAAGAGTTACCCACGGACTGGAATGCCGCCCCCTTCGACCCTCCCCAAAGTGGTGCGCCCGGACGGCGCATCGGTGGCGCCACGCGGGGTCTGTGTCCGCAAAGCGCCCAAAATATCGTGGCCTTAATTCCGCCGACGAACCAAGGGCAAACCCTCTCCCAACATCCGACTTTCTTCTTTTACATTCCCGAGATCGTCCCGGCCCAGGACATGCAAATTGAGTTTCTCCTCGAAGACCAATCGAACTGGCAAGACGTCAAAACCGTTTATAAAACCACGATGCCGATTCCCAAACAATCCGGGATCGTGGCGATCGCCCTGCCGGATAATGGAGAAAGCGAGGGCTTGGCCGTGGATAAAATTTACAACTGGTATTTCTCGGTAATCTGCGACTACAAAAGCTCCGAACCCCATACCCTCTCTACGGGAGGATGGATCGAGCGCGTCGAAACCCCCAACCCGCTCGCTCAAGAACTAGAAATGGCTTCGGCTGCCGAAAAAGTCGAAATTTACCAA from Oxynema aestuarii AP17 harbors:
- a CDS encoding RNA-guided endonuclease TnpB family protein; this translates as MTKKAFRYRFYPTPKPENVLRRTLGRTCLVYNRALAARTEGWYQRQERIGYKETSAMLAEWKKEDELSFLNEVSCVPLQQGLRHLQTGFANFWAGRVQAQKALSRKMNGSNNRHEPRLKVANLQAEIADPRNSFLHKLTTQLVRDNQAISIEDLAVKNGLKNRNLAQPISDASWGEWVRQLTSKSEWYGRELLKIDRWFPSSKRCSNCEQDVERLHLNVREWKCPECGHEHDRDVNAAINVLAAGQAVSVWVATVRPEETKSRLCWCYEAETQIVRSGNLGAFRPERMSNWGIDELASYAELPQGARKDRGVLFRIRPTRTGANPK
- a CDS encoding DUF928 domain-containing protein, with the protein product MIWRKSPLNLFSLAALLSLSLWGTLAFPTRSRAHSAPPSGAIAQELPTDWNAAPFDPPQSGAPGRRIGGATRGLCPQSAQNIVALIPPTNQGQTLSQHPTFFFYIPEIVPAQDMQIEFLLEDQSNWQDVKTVYKTTMPIPKQSGIVAIALPDNGESEGLAVDKIYNWYFSVICDYKSSEPHTLSTGGWIERVETPNPLAQELEMASAAEKVEIYQRERLWYDLLDTLAQLQSESADNSSWSARWQQLLDAVELDDIANAPLVELSFEPATP